A single window of Hyla sarda isolate aHylSar1 chromosome 2, aHylSar1.hap1, whole genome shotgun sequence DNA harbors:
- the LOC130355530 gene encoding inhibitor of growth protein 1 isoform X2, whose translation MARGGSHWLAPGDRQLKREVVSGNYKKILKELDDYYEKYRRESDAIQKRRLLQFIQRALIRSQELGDDKIQIVSQMVELVENRTRQVDSHVELFETCQDLNDSTSNSSKNAQDKSKNEALSQTEKTSNKRSRRQRNNENRENATINHDHDDLTSGTPKEKKPKTSKKKKRSKAKAEREASPADLPIDPNEPTYCLCNQVSYGEMIGCDNEECPIEWFHFSCVGLNHKPKGKWYCPECRGENEKTMGKALEKSKKERAYNR comes from the exons atggcGAGAGGCGGCAGCCATTGGTTGGCTCCTGGTGACAG gcagttgaagagagaggtggtgtctggtaactataaaa AGATCCTGAAAGAGTTGGATGACTACTATGAAAAATACAGACGTGAATCTGATGCGATTCAGAAGCGGCGCCTTTTGCAGTTTATCCAGAGAGCTCTTATTCGTAGCCAAGAATTGGGTGATGACAAGATACAGATAGTTAGCCAGATGGTGGAACTAGTTGAAAACAGGACACGACAAGTGGACAGTCATGTGGAACTCTTTGAAACATGTCAGGATCTCAATGACAGTACAAGTAATAGCAGCAAGAATGCCCAAGATAAGTCTAAAAATGAGGCTCTCTCTCAAACTGAGAAAACCAGCAATAAGAGATCTAGAAGGCAGAGGAACAATGAGAATCGGGAGAATGCCACAATTAATCACGACCACGATGACCTTACATCAGGAACACCCAAAGAAAAGAAGCCAAAAACATCAAAGAAGAAAAAGAGATCGAAAGCTAAAGCTGAAAGAGAAGCATCCCCTGCAGATCTTCCTATTGACCCCAATGAGCCAACCTATTGCCTTTGTAACCAAGTTTCATATGGTGAAATGATTGGTTGTGATAATGAAGAATGCCCCATTGAATGGTTTCACTTTTCTTGTGTTGGACTCAACCATAAACCAAAAGGAAAATGGTACTGCCCTGAATGTAgaggagaaaatgaaaaaacCATGGGTAAAGCACTTGAGAAGTCTAAAAAAGAGAGGGCCTACAACAGGTAG
- the LOC130355530 gene encoding inhibitor of growth protein 1 isoform X1, producing the protein MLNPTNGDQTHMVNYVEDYLDSIESLPFDLQRNVSLMREIDAKYQEILKELDDYYEKYRRESDAIQKRRLLQFIQRALIRSQELGDDKIQIVSQMVELVENRTRQVDSHVELFETCQDLNDSTSNSSKNAQDKSKNEALSQTEKTSNKRSRRQRNNENRENATINHDHDDLTSGTPKEKKPKTSKKKKRSKAKAEREASPADLPIDPNEPTYCLCNQVSYGEMIGCDNEECPIEWFHFSCVGLNHKPKGKWYCPECRGENEKTMGKALEKSKKERAYNR; encoded by the exons ATGTTAAACCCGACCAACGGCGACCAGACTCACATGGTGAACTATGTAGAGGATTACTTGGACTCCATCGAGTCTCTGCCTTTCGACCTGCAAAGAAACGTTTCCCTGATGCGAGAGATCGACGCCAAATACCAAG AGATCCTGAAAGAGTTGGATGACTACTATGAAAAATACAGACGTGAATCTGATGCGATTCAGAAGCGGCGCCTTTTGCAGTTTATCCAGAGAGCTCTTATTCGTAGCCAAGAATTGGGTGATGACAAGATACAGATAGTTAGCCAGATGGTGGAACTAGTTGAAAACAGGACACGACAAGTGGACAGTCATGTGGAACTCTTTGAAACATGTCAGGATCTCAATGACAGTACAAGTAATAGCAGCAAGAATGCCCAAGATAAGTCTAAAAATGAGGCTCTCTCTCAAACTGAGAAAACCAGCAATAAGAGATCTAGAAGGCAGAGGAACAATGAGAATCGGGAGAATGCCACAATTAATCACGACCACGATGACCTTACATCAGGAACACCCAAAGAAAAGAAGCCAAAAACATCAAAGAAGAAAAAGAGATCGAAAGCTAAAGCTGAAAGAGAAGCATCCCCTGCAGATCTTCCTATTGACCCCAATGAGCCAACCTATTGCCTTTGTAACCAAGTTTCATATGGTGAAATGATTGGTTGTGATAATGAAGAATGCCCCATTGAATGGTTTCACTTTTCTTGTGTTGGACTCAACCATAAACCAAAAGGAAAATGGTACTGCCCTGAATGTAgaggagaaaatgaaaaaacCATGGGTAAAGCACTTGAGAAGTCTAAAAAAGAGAGGGCCTACAACAGGTAG
- the LOC130355530 gene encoding inhibitor of growth protein 1 isoform X3 has protein sequence MVELVENRTRQVDSHVELFETCQDLNDSTSNSSKNAQDKSKNEALSQTEKTSNKRSRRQRNNENRENATINHDHDDLTSGTPKEKKPKTSKKKKRSKAKAEREASPADLPIDPNEPTYCLCNQVSYGEMIGCDNEECPIEWFHFSCVGLNHKPKGKWYCPECRGENEKTMGKALEKSKKERAYNR, from the coding sequence ATGGTGGAACTAGTTGAAAACAGGACACGACAAGTGGACAGTCATGTGGAACTCTTTGAAACATGTCAGGATCTCAATGACAGTACAAGTAATAGCAGCAAGAATGCCCAAGATAAGTCTAAAAATGAGGCTCTCTCTCAAACTGAGAAAACCAGCAATAAGAGATCTAGAAGGCAGAGGAACAATGAGAATCGGGAGAATGCCACAATTAATCACGACCACGATGACCTTACATCAGGAACACCCAAAGAAAAGAAGCCAAAAACATCAAAGAAGAAAAAGAGATCGAAAGCTAAAGCTGAAAGAGAAGCATCCCCTGCAGATCTTCCTATTGACCCCAATGAGCCAACCTATTGCCTTTGTAACCAAGTTTCATATGGTGAAATGATTGGTTGTGATAATGAAGAATGCCCCATTGAATGGTTTCACTTTTCTTGTGTTGGACTCAACCATAAACCAAAAGGAAAATGGTACTGCCCTGAATGTAgaggagaaaatgaaaaaacCATGGGTAAAGCACTTGAGAAGTCTAAAAAAGAGAGGGCCTACAACAGGTAG